In one window of Chryseobacterium viscerum DNA:
- a CDS encoding membrane-binding protein, whose product MKKLFTSALLALVLSINVYAQEKTYFDENWEKTTQDNMEYYRETVPKGKLTLIKDFYKDGKLQMEGLASDITPNSEVFDGKVTWYTPEGKVQNFATYSNGLQVGPAQTYDTKGRLTEDVVYKADGNFSGKMFSYKDAEDGTDFNILVDYENSTPVKTTVYDDDIKGIRNETIIDKDSNTETKYYGEKGKYLGSSTTSGSGENMMVDYYSSPMKISKIEKYRKDGSVKEGVIYSKSGKILQEQKMNKKDGYKTTYEESGKKIGHLVYQYDKENDIYNPMDGEDYMLAYEYTQVSSIDTYEKGSIVNSKYFDEDKKLSSEKFLKDDVIQEIKYYSPDGKLKSTLTYQDGIPYNGTTYEGFNETLYKDGVIVNIKNYYEGLNKLNYEKKLNAKQTGYEATVYDPKGTVLYTFTQPFSEDGEDYYFTAQITQYVKGKPANKSSVKAGVIQSGKIRLKTFDGAKELERSGKWILLKLYNTDGKLIQETKTLADAQDESASTESQAQLNEDDLYYPFD is encoded by the coding sequence ATGAAAAAATTATTTACCTCAGCATTACTTGCCCTGGTACTTAGCATCAATGTGTATGCACAAGAAAAAACGTATTTCGATGAAAACTGGGAAAAAACCACTCAGGATAACATGGAATATTACCGTGAAACGGTTCCTAAAGGAAAGCTAACTCTTATTAAAGATTTTTATAAGGACGGAAAATTACAGATGGAAGGTCTGGCTTCTGACATTACTCCAAACAGTGAAGTTTTTGACGGAAAAGTAACCTGGTATACCCCTGAAGGAAAGGTTCAGAATTTTGCCACTTATTCTAACGGTCTGCAGGTTGGCCCGGCTCAGACTTATGATACAAAAGGCAGGCTGACAGAAGATGTGGTATATAAAGCTGACGGAAATTTTTCAGGAAAGATGTTCAGCTATAAAGATGCTGAGGACGGAACTGATTTTAATATTCTGGTTGATTACGAAAACTCAACACCTGTAAAAACAACCGTTTATGATGATGATATCAAAGGCATAAGAAATGAAACCATCATTGATAAGGATAGTAATACTGAAACGAAATATTATGGTGAAAAAGGAAAATATCTTGGCAGCAGTACTACTTCCGGCTCAGGAGAAAATATGATGGTGGATTACTATTCCAGCCCCATGAAGATCTCAAAAATTGAGAAATACAGAAAAGACGGCAGTGTAAAAGAAGGTGTAATCTATAGCAAGAGCGGGAAGATTTTACAGGAACAGAAAATGAACAAAAAAGACGGTTATAAAACCACTTATGAGGAGTCTGGTAAAAAAATAGGGCATCTTGTATACCAATATGATAAAGAAAATGACATTTACAATCCCATGGATGGAGAAGATTACATGCTGGCCTATGAATATACACAGGTTTCATCTATTGACACCTATGAAAAAGGCTCAATTGTAAATAGTAAATACTTTGATGAAGACAAAAAATTATCATCTGAGAAGTTTCTAAAAGATGATGTCATACAGGAAATTAAATATTATTCCCCGGATGGAAAGCTGAAATCTACATTGACCTACCAGGATGGTATCCCATATAATGGTACCACTTATGAAGGCTTTAATGAAACGCTCTATAAAGATGGTGTGATTGTAAATATCAAAAACTATTATGAAGGTCTTAATAAACTGAATTATGAAAAAAAGCTGAATGCCAAGCAAACAGGATATGAAGCAACTGTTTATGATCCTAAAGGCACTGTTTTGTATACTTTTACCCAGCCTTTCAGTGAAGATGGTGAAGATTATTATTTCACAGCACAAATCACACAATATGTAAAAGGCAAGCCAGCCAATAAATCTTCTGTAAAAGCCGGTGTTATTCAGTCAGGAAAAATCAGGCTGAAAACATTTGATGGAGCCAAAGAGCTTGAACGCAGCGGAAAATGGATCCTGTTAAAACTTTATAATACGGATGGAAAACTTATTCAGGAAACAAAGACGCTAGCTGATGCACAGGATGAAAGTGCTTCTACAGAAAGTCAGGCTCAACTTAATGAGGATGATCTGTACTATCCATTTGACTAA
- a CDS encoding fibronectin type III domain-containing protein: MKHYFFFFCFAVQMAFGQVLFPYLQNPTPNSMIVNWKTASNNETTVIYGDSPTNLNVTVTGTTNIFSDTGYNNNYYYHTAKVTNLQPNTKYYYKIKTGTSESAVYNFRTLPLPGQAVTANGKIRFLIMGDNQIKAEPRYDTLTLNAYKKLKEKFGAASDPSDNIALTFMVGDQVDVGTLDHYENVHFKKNIKLSPYLPIQTTVGNHETYGTMGMNSYYAHFYIDEISYKGISSGNENYYAQQAGNVLFVSLSSEHTGSAQQTWLQQILTAANNDPTVDWIISLSHRPYQAEQYVGDISTWVRENAVPLLVTSDKYLMHVGAHHHLYHRGQLKNTPNYQIISGGTAWDQYWGMSNEKDFDDVQKTLTDWTYQIVEVDIPTGKVDIECYSIGGVYNKKNNVLVDSFHRYKNQPKPAKPSITNNFSGAITLPLTLNGSAFASSNNELLNTTQFLISKTSNFSVIEKEFYRDFENWFGKDGNGTPDKTKNLNDGVDITKATLAANSIPNGIYYVKTRYRDRNLEWSDWSDVKQFEITGSVVSNPTFTLNKTEYAQNEAITATFTGGPGNQQDWVGIYKKGQTPASTTSQVYSYTNGQVAGTVTFNNGMANKGQYFAGFFANGGYTEITPRKNFYVGPKVQLQTTSDTYPVGGTVVLNFTNGPNLQKDWIGIYKMGQTPGTTASIKWSYVTTASGTLNFTGLPKGYYYAQYLLEDGYNGIGEKVFFKVGDIVTDLWINKPVYTLGENITASWTDSPGIIKDWLGIYPQSVQTPDDNFVSYTYFDGVTQGTKTIQGTAVPATPGNYYMVMFTNDSYTEVSNRVQFQVTSPTLGTEETRSTEKNVVLYPNPTKPGQPTFIKSDYPIEKIELVSASGELLYVSKNINNQRFSLVNENLPAGVYFVKVHGRKLFTLKLIIQ; this comes from the coding sequence ATGAAACATTATTTCTTCTTTTTTTGTTTCGCGGTCCAGATGGCTTTCGGACAGGTTTTGTTTCCCTATTTACAAAATCCAACCCCGAATTCTATGATCGTCAATTGGAAAACAGCTTCCAATAATGAAACAACCGTGATCTACGGAGATTCTCCAACGAATTTGAATGTGACAGTAACAGGAACCACCAATATCTTTTCTGATACCGGATACAACAACAATTACTATTATCACACGGCAAAGGTTACCAATCTTCAGCCGAATACCAAATACTATTATAAGATAAAAACGGGAACCAGTGAGTCTGCCGTTTACAATTTCAGAACACTTCCTTTGCCAGGACAGGCTGTAACTGCCAATGGAAAGATCCGTTTCCTTATTATGGGTGACAATCAGATCAAAGCTGAACCTAGATATGATACGCTTACGCTGAATGCTTATAAAAAACTAAAGGAAAAATTCGGAGCTGCTTCGGATCCGTCTGATAATATTGCCCTTACTTTTATGGTGGGAGATCAGGTGGATGTAGGAACATTGGATCACTATGAGAATGTTCACTTTAAAAAGAACATTAAGTTATCACCTTATCTGCCTATTCAGACAACAGTAGGAAACCATGAAACCTATGGAACGATGGGAATGAATTCTTACTATGCTCATTTTTATATTGATGAAATTAGTTATAAAGGGATAAGCTCAGGAAATGAAAATTATTATGCTCAGCAGGCTGGGAATGTATTATTCGTAAGTTTAAGCTCTGAACATACGGGATCAGCACAGCAGACCTGGCTTCAGCAGATCTTAACAGCAGCTAACAATGATCCTACAGTAGACTGGATTATTTCTTTGAGCCACAGACCTTATCAGGCTGAGCAATATGTAGGAGATATCTCTACATGGGTAAGAGAAAATGCGGTACCGCTTCTGGTAACCTCTGATAAATACTTAATGCACGTTGGAGCTCACCATCACTTATACCACAGAGGTCAGCTGAAAAATACACCGAACTATCAGATTATCTCCGGAGGAACGGCCTGGGATCAGTATTGGGGAATGTCTAATGAAAAAGATTTTGATGATGTTCAGAAAACTTTGACAGACTGGACTTATCAGATTGTAGAAGTAGATATTCCAACCGGAAAAGTGGATATCGAATGTTATTCCATCGGTGGAGTTTACAACAAGAAAAATAATGTACTGGTAGATTCCTTCCATAGGTATAAAAATCAGCCTAAACCAGCGAAACCATCCATTACAAACAATTTCTCAGGGGCTATCACGTTACCTTTGACCTTGAATGGAAGTGCATTTGCTTCTTCAAATAATGAACTGTTGAACACTACACAGTTCCTGATCAGTAAGACATCTAATTTTTCTGTGATTGAAAAAGAATTCTACCGTGATTTTGAAAACTGGTTCGGAAAAGACGGAAACGGAACTCCTGATAAAACCAAAAACCTGAATGATGGAGTAGACATTACAAAAGCCACCTTAGCTGCGAACTCTATTCCAAATGGAATTTATTACGTAAAAACCCGTTACAGAGACAGAAACCTGGAGTGGAGTGACTGGAGTGATGTGAAACAGTTTGAAATCACTGGAAGTGTAGTTTCAAACCCTACATTTACTTTAAATAAAACAGAATATGCCCAAAATGAAGCCATTACCGCTACTTTCACAGGAGGTCCGGGGAACCAGCAGGATTGGGTAGGAATCTATAAAAAAGGACAAACACCGGCCAGTACTACTTCACAAGTGTACAGCTATACTAACGGACAGGTAGCAGGAACGGTTACTTTTAATAATGGTATGGCTAATAAAGGTCAGTATTTTGCCGGATTCTTTGCTAATGGCGGCTATACAGAAATCACTCCAAGAAAAAATTTCTATGTAGGACCGAAAGTTCAGCTGCAGACTACTTCTGATACCTATCCGGTAGGAGGAACAGTTGTTCTTAATTTTACTAATGGGCCGAACTTACAGAAAGACTGGATCGGAATTTATAAAATGGGGCAGACTCCTGGAACTACAGCTTCTATCAAATGGAGCTATGTGACTACTGCATCAGGAACCCTTAATTTCACGGGACTTCCGAAAGGGTATTATTACGCGCAGTATCTATTGGAAGACGGATATAACGGAATCGGGGAGAAGGTATTCTTTAAAGTAGGAGATATCGTTACAGATCTTTGGATCAATAAACCGGTATATACTTTGGGAGAAAATATTACGGCTTCATGGACGGATTCTCCGGGAATCATCAAAGATTGGTTAGGAATTTATCCTCAAAGTGTTCAGACTCCAGATGACAACTTCGTTTCTTATACCTATTTTGACGGGGTAACTCAGGGAACAAAAACCATCCAGGGAACAGCAGTACCTGCTACACCAGGAAACTATTATATGGTAATGTTTACCAATGATTCCTATACAGAAGTTTCAAACAGAGTACAGTTCCAGGTAACTTCACCAACATTAGGAACGGAAGAAACAAGAAGTACAGAGAAAAATGTAGTGCTATATCCGAACCCAACCAAACCGGGACAGCCTACTTTTATCAAAAGTGATTACCCGATTGAAAAAATAGAATTGGTTTCAGCTTCAGGAGAACTGCTTTATGTATCAAAAAATATCAATAACCAACGCTTCTCTTTGGTGAATGAGAATCTTCCGGCAGGCGTTTACTTTGTAAAAGTACACGGAAGAAAACTATTTACTTTAAAGCTGATTATTCAGTAA
- the rplS gene encoding 50S ribosomal protein L19, whose protein sequence is MDLLKYVQDKYIAKKEFPEFKAGDTITVYYEIKEGQKTRTQFFKGTVIQLRGTGSTKTFTIRKMSGDVGVERVFPINLPALQKIELDRKGRVRRARIYYFRDLRGKKARIKDAAYKKK, encoded by the coding sequence ATGGATTTATTAAAGTACGTACAAGACAAGTACATTGCTAAAAAAGAATTCCCTGAATTCAAAGCAGGTGATACAATTACTGTGTATTACGAAATTAAAGAAGGACAAAAGACAAGAACTCAGTTCTTCAAAGGAACAGTTATCCAATTAAGAGGTACTGGTTCTACAAAAACTTTCACGATCAGAAAAATGAGTGGTGATGTAGGTGTAGAAAGAGTATTCCCTATTAACCTACCTGCGCTTCAAAAAATCGAGCTTGACAGAAAAGGTAGAGTTAGAAGAGCTAGAATTTACTACTTCAGAGACCTTAGAGGTAAAAAAGCAAGAATCAAAGACGCTGCTTACAAGAAGAAATAA
- a CDS encoding SRPBCC family protein, protein MNNYTTTIELKASAENIYEALSHQIPLWWSELFTGASAQEGDVFTVRFGDLIHKTIRIKEAISNSRLIWYVEDSLIAIPELKNQTEWIGTSIVWEMEQKENSSLLQLTHVGLNPTVECYTICSGGWNQFIGSLKLFLETGTGNPYKK, encoded by the coding sequence ATGAACAATTATACTACTACAATCGAACTCAAAGCTTCGGCAGAGAATATCTATGAGGCTCTTTCTCATCAGATTCCTCTTTGGTGGTCTGAACTGTTTACCGGAGCATCAGCACAGGAAGGAGATGTATTTACGGTAAGATTTGGAGACCTTATTCATAAGACAATACGGATAAAAGAAGCAATATCCAACTCAAGATTGATCTGGTATGTTGAAGATTCACTGATTGCCATACCTGAATTAAAAAATCAGACAGAGTGGATTGGGACAAGTATCGTCTGGGAAATGGAACAAAAGGAGAACAGCAGTTTGCTGCAGCTTACCCATGTGGGTTTAAATCCGACTGTGGAATGCTATACTATTTGTTCCGGTGGCTGGAATCAATTTATCGGGAGTCTGAAACTCTTTCTGGAAACCGGAACCGGAAATCCTTACAAAAAATGA
- a CDS encoding AraC family transcriptional regulator codes for MAVLKQNEEFDADSIQKKVIGIASDMVMHDSGFHFHTTKTQLLYAPSGCMTVTTSDMQFVLPPFRMLWIPANTVHRVNFRNIVAYRSVYFDESYSEKYMKAGLKVLHVNSLLKEIIERICFWEWLELDNDQANLLKVFWDEMSKSPEEKLELKIPQDRRFKKLSEEWTLRDAMPPMLKDLAEKAGAVEKTISRIFKKETGLSYQEWRQQWRLQRSIELLVEGNSIGEVSHILDFSSDSAFIDFFKKQTGSTPLQYLMKNE; via the coding sequence ATGGCGGTATTGAAACAGAATGAAGAGTTTGATGCAGATTCTATTCAGAAAAAAGTAATTGGAATAGCTTCTGATATGGTGATGCATGATTCCGGTTTTCATTTTCATACAACGAAAACTCAGTTACTATATGCACCTTCTGGCTGTATGACAGTTACTACTTCTGACATGCAGTTTGTTCTTCCTCCATTCAGAATGCTTTGGATTCCTGCAAACACGGTTCATCGTGTGAATTTCCGGAATATCGTAGCCTATAGATCTGTCTATTTTGATGAAAGTTATTCTGAAAAATATATGAAAGCTGGTCTCAAGGTTCTTCATGTAAATTCTTTATTAAAAGAAATTATAGAAAGGATCTGTTTTTGGGAATGGTTGGAGCTTGATAATGATCAGGCTAATCTTTTAAAAGTTTTTTGGGATGAAATGAGTAAGTCTCCGGAAGAAAAGCTGGAGCTTAAAATACCACAGGACAGGCGTTTTAAAAAGCTTTCAGAAGAATGGACTCTGCGTGATGCAATGCCGCCGATGTTGAAAGATCTTGCAGAAAAAGCTGGGGCAGTGGAGAAAACAATCAGCCGTATTTTTAAAAAAGAAACAGGATTATCTTATCAGGAATGGAGACAGCAGTGGCGGTTGCAGCGATCGATTGAACTTTTGGTGGAAGGTAATTCAATAGGAGAAGTTTCTCATATTTTAGACTTTTCATCAGATAGTGCTTTTATAGATTTTTTCAAGAAACAGACAGGTTCCACTCCTTTGCAATATCTCATGAAAAATGAGTAG
- a CDS encoding MFS transporter — protein sequence MKKTNPIWLLTVLVMLPQFVETIYSPVLPMVQELFRVKEESVTLTISLYFIAFALGVAFWGIQCDRIGRKKSLEYGLITYGIGTLTAIFAPNFMILLSARIISAFGISVGSIVTQTILRDTYDQNNISKVFSWIGIGLSISPVVGMITGSVLSSSVGHQGVFITLCLLAGLFFILSRKKISETQHSVKEINMGILVGLLKRMLCDQAIIKCCLLIMSFNVLLFSYYSLAPFIFKEYHYSSYAFGYSSVILAGGTFAGAKLNRFLLLRNIQPKHLVKVSVISAFAASIFVWILTDTGIYFLIPYFFIVMAFSMAVPNILSTALIHYKNETGSAGALLGLIYYILIGLGLVSIGFIQNLGLSCVLFSGIGVCALLFIDCKKQ from the coding sequence ATGAAAAAGACGAATCCTATCTGGCTGCTCACCGTACTTGTAATGCTTCCTCAGTTTGTAGAAACCATTTACAGCCCGGTTTTACCAATGGTTCAGGAGCTATTCCGGGTAAAAGAAGAATCAGTTACCCTGACAATCAGTTTATATTTTATAGCATTTGCTCTGGGAGTAGCTTTTTGGGGAATACAATGTGACAGAATCGGAAGGAAAAAGTCCCTTGAATATGGGCTTATCACCTATGGAATCGGAACACTGACCGCTATTTTTGCACCCAATTTTATGATTCTCCTTAGTGCCAGGATTATTTCAGCATTTGGAATCTCCGTAGGATCTATTGTAACACAAACGATTTTAAGAGACACTTATGATCAAAACAATATCAGCAAAGTATTTTCCTGGATTGGAATCGGTTTATCCATAAGTCCTGTAGTAGGAATGATTACCGGATCAGTATTGTCTTCTTCTGTAGGACATCAGGGTGTTTTCATAACATTATGTCTGCTTGCGGGATTATTTTTTATTCTTTCCCGTAAAAAAATTTCTGAAACTCAACATTCAGTAAAAGAAATCAACATGGGTATTTTAGTAGGTTTATTAAAGAGAATGCTCTGTGATCAGGCGATCATAAAATGCTGTTTATTGATTATGAGTTTTAATGTCTTACTGTTTTCTTACTATTCATTGGCGCCATTTATTTTTAAAGAGTATCATTATTCTTCATATGCCTTCGGATACAGTAGTGTTATATTGGCTGGCGGGACATTTGCAGGAGCAAAACTTAACAGATTTCTGTTATTGAGGAACATACAACCTAAACATTTAGTTAAAGTCAGTGTTATTTCAGCATTTGCTGCTTCTATTTTCGTATGGATTCTGACAGATACAGGAATATATTTTTTAATTCCTTATTTCTTCATTGTAATGGCGTTCAGCATGGCAGTTCCAAATATTTTAAGTACCGCACTTATCCATTATAAAAATGAGACCGGCAGCGCGGGAGCTTTGTTGGGGTTGATCTATTATATATTGATCGGCTTAGGGTTGGTAAGTATTGGATTTATACAGAATCTGGGACTTTCCTGTGTGCTGTTTTCAGGAATTGGAGTGTGTGCTTTACTATTCATTGATTGTAAGAAGCAATAA
- a CDS encoding alpha/beta fold hydrolase, with amino-acid sequence MKHFRNITAAFALMMSGFMFSQAKPLDAMLSDYKYPYEVHFLNFKSQGEDLKMAYMDVHPQKPNGKTIMLLHGKNFNGAYWEKTAKDLSAKGFRVVIPDQIGFGKSSKPHAYQFSFSQLAENTKAVLDELKIEKAIILGHSMGGMVASRFTLLYPEKVQKLILENPIGLEDYKTFATYQTIDQAYQSELKNTSETYKNYQLKFYYDNKWKEEYQPWLDLIAGWTLHKDYPQVAWDAALTSDMIYNQPVCYEFKNIKVPTLLIIGTRDRTAIGKDRASKELQPKMGQYQELGKKTQHEIAGSKLVELDNVGHLPHIEVYPEFFEALYNFIQ; translated from the coding sequence ATGAAACATTTCAGAAATATAACGGCTGCTTTTGCATTGATGATGTCCGGTTTTATGTTTTCACAGGCAAAGCCTCTGGATGCAATGCTTTCCGACTATAAATATCCTTATGAAGTTCATTTTCTCAATTTTAAGTCTCAGGGTGAAGATTTGAAAATGGCCTATATGGATGTACACCCGCAAAAGCCCAATGGGAAAACAATAATGCTTCTCCATGGAAAGAATTTCAACGGAGCGTATTGGGAGAAAACAGCAAAGGATTTGTCTGCTAAAGGATTCAGAGTAGTGATTCCTGATCAGATAGGATTTGGAAAGTCTTCAAAGCCTCATGCATACCAGTTTTCTTTTTCTCAGCTGGCAGAAAATACAAAAGCAGTTCTGGATGAATTAAAAATTGAGAAAGCAATAATACTGGGGCATTCAATGGGAGGAATGGTAGCTTCCAGATTTACATTGCTGTATCCGGAGAAAGTACAGAAACTGATTCTTGAAAACCCAATCGGGCTTGAGGATTATAAAACGTTTGCAACTTACCAGACAATTGATCAGGCATATCAATCTGAACTTAAAAATACATCAGAAACCTATAAAAACTATCAGCTGAAATTCTATTATGATAACAAATGGAAAGAAGAATATCAGCCGTGGCTTGATCTGATTGCAGGTTGGACGCTTCATAAAGATTACCCTCAGGTAGCCTGGGATGCAGCTCTTACCTCGGATATGATTTACAATCAGCCGGTATGCTATGAATTTAAAAATATTAAAGTTCCTACACTGCTTATTATTGGAACAAGAGACAGAACCGCAATAGGGAAAGACAGAGCTTCCAAGGAACTTCAGCCGAAAATGGGACAATATCAGGAGCTAGGAAAGAAAACTCAACACGAAATTGCCGGTTCAAAGCTTGTAGAACTTGACAATGTAGGACATCTTCCTCATATAGAAGTATATCCTGAATTTTTTGAAGCCCTGTATAATTTTATACAATAA
- a CDS encoding EamA family transporter: MKKKNILKGVLFVGIGASIYGMLATFVKMAYHDGFTTSEVTTSQFVLGLTGLLILNLIQTLTSKQKLSLPNSKEVRMLLLAGTSLGGTSLFYYIAVQYINVSIAIVLLMQSVWFSVVVESILTKKLPNARKVVSVVIVLLGTVLATNLINMEIELDWHGVFWGLMAAASYTLTMFTSNTLATHLPVFRKSIIMLAGGSVVVFAFLFFAQIGPMYFDGLKSLYLNFTDNTEHIHSFNYSIFLTYGFVLALFGTIIPPILFNIGFPNAGLGLGSIVSSLELPVSVTMAFVLLGEKVFLIQWIGIALILFAIVLMNLPSKKEKEVSIAELS, encoded by the coding sequence ATGAAGAAGAAAAATATACTAAAAGGTGTTTTATTTGTAGGGATTGGAGCTAGTATATACGGTATGTTGGCCACTTTTGTAAAAATGGCTTACCATGATGGTTTCACCACTTCGGAAGTAACTACTTCCCAGTTTGTTTTAGGTTTGACGGGACTTTTGATCCTCAATCTTATTCAGACACTAACCTCAAAACAGAAATTATCGCTGCCAAATTCTAAAGAAGTCAGAATGCTGTTGCTTGCAGGAACTTCTCTAGGAGGAACAAGTTTATTCTATTATATTGCTGTACAGTATATCAATGTTTCAATTGCTATTGTACTATTGATGCAGTCGGTATGGTTCAGTGTGGTGGTGGAAAGTATTCTTACAAAAAAACTACCCAATGCTAGAAAAGTAGTTTCCGTAGTTATCGTATTGCTGGGAACAGTTCTTGCAACTAATCTTATTAATATGGAGATAGAACTGGACTGGCATGGAGTCTTCTGGGGGTTGATGGCTGCTGCTTCATATACCTTGACGATGTTCACTTCCAATACGCTGGCTACGCATCTTCCAGTTTTCAGAAAAAGTATTATTATGCTGGCAGGTGGTTCTGTAGTGGTTTTTGCATTTTTATTCTTTGCACAGATCGGGCCTATGTATTTTGATGGTTTAAAATCATTGTACTTAAATTTTACTGATAATACAGAACATATTCATTCATTTAATTATTCAATATTCCTGACGTATGGATTTGTACTGGCTCTTTTTGGAACCATTATTCCACCAATTTTATTCAATATCGGATTCCCAAATGCGGGATTGGGTCTGGGAAGTATTGTTTCATCATTGGAGCTTCCGGTTTCTGTAACGATGGCCTTTGTTTTATTGGGTGAGAAAGTATTTCTGATCCAATGGATAGGAATTGCCCTCATCCTTTTTGCTATCGTTTTGATGAATTTACCTTCAAAAAAAGAAAAAGAAGTTTCAATAGCAGAATTGTCCTAA